One region of Arthrobacter sp. StoSoilB22 genomic DNA includes:
- a CDS encoding VOC family protein — MAIAKYPSVVIDCPDAGALAAFYGELFGWEVEDKGDWFDIRPSDGSNCISFQQVEVYQAPKWPGQTIPQQMHLDMIVEDLDKGEEVALSLGASKSDHQPGETFRVLLDPAGHPFCLCLT, encoded by the coding sequence ATGGCTATAGCTAAATACCCGAGTGTGGTTATCGATTGTCCTGATGCCGGCGCCTTGGCCGCCTTTTATGGCGAGCTCTTCGGCTGGGAAGTGGAGGACAAAGGTGACTGGTTTGATATCCGACCCAGCGATGGCAGCAACTGCATCTCCTTCCAACAAGTGGAGGTGTACCAGGCGCCCAAATGGCCCGGCCAGACCATCCCGCAGCAAATGCACCTGGACATGATCGTGGAGGACTTGGACAAGGGCGAGGAAGTTGCCCTTTCCCTAGGCGCCAGCAAATCCGACCACCAGCCAGGCGAAACGTTCAGGGTACTCCTTGATCCGGCCGGGCACCCTTTCTGCCTCTGCCTCACATGA
- a CDS encoding VOC family protein, with product MTDTTSTESITAAHGEHTTHGIPIGLTSLTPFLSVPNAKEAIAFYRDVFGARVVGETEMGGVVVHAELDFGNGHLQLGEPNPEYHLVPAPSGEDDCYSLGLYCQDADGLVKKAEHAGATIREPLSTFVSGDRYASIRDPFGVRWSIMTRVEDISEEESNRRVDEWAAQQG from the coding sequence ATGACAGATACTACAAGCACAGAGTCCATCACAGCAGCCCACGGCGAGCACACCACACATGGCATCCCGATCGGCCTGACAAGCCTGACGCCGTTCCTCTCGGTGCCCAACGCCAAGGAAGCCATTGCGTTCTACCGTGATGTGTTCGGGGCCAGGGTTGTGGGCGAGACCGAGATGGGAGGGGTGGTTGTCCACGCCGAACTCGACTTCGGCAACGGCCACCTTCAACTCGGCGAGCCCAACCCGGAATACCATCTGGTGCCGGCGCCAAGCGGCGAGGACGATTGCTACTCCCTCGGCCTGTATTGCCAGGACGCGGACGGACTGGTCAAGAAGGCCGAACATGCTGGGGCAACTATCCGCGAGCCGCTGTCCACGTTCGTCTCAGGTGACCGTTACGCGAGCATCCGCGATCCGTTCGGCGTGCGCTGGTCCATCATGACGCGGGTTGAGGACATCTCCGAGGAGGAGAGCAACCGCCGCGTTGATGAATGGGCCGCGCAGCAGGGCTGA
- a CDS encoding helix-turn-helix domain-containing protein: MEGSFKGILYPARLPTFHRIPAPASVSHLVQWFWIPEWDIEPGRSSRQHVIAYPTSNLVVQGDAVEFSGPTTRAAYRDLTGQGWAVGALLRPAAVPLFTDNPAALRDQEVVLDFAHLQKAVSAAMTATSGGNTHDGGARRERAVEAFVAWLVSRECVADEEALLANRMMDVIASEPDVFLIEDVASRLAVSPRTLQRIAAKYVGLSPSALIRRRRLQDAAERARSNPTADLAAIAVELGYADHAHLTNDFRKYLGFTPSGYRKAVGGPPG; this comes from the coding sequence ATGGAAGGTTCGTTCAAGGGCATCCTGTATCCGGCGCGACTGCCCACCTTCCATCGCATCCCGGCTCCGGCTTCTGTGTCCCATTTGGTGCAGTGGTTCTGGATTCCGGAGTGGGACATCGAACCCGGCCGGTCATCACGGCAACATGTGATCGCCTACCCCACATCCAACCTGGTGGTGCAAGGCGATGCGGTGGAGTTCTCCGGGCCAACCACCCGCGCCGCCTACCGCGACCTGACAGGCCAGGGCTGGGCCGTGGGCGCACTACTCCGGCCCGCAGCAGTGCCGCTTTTCACCGACAACCCCGCCGCTCTCCGCGATCAGGAAGTGGTGCTGGACTTCGCCCACCTTCAGAAGGCAGTGTCGGCAGCCATGACGGCCACTTCAGGTGGCAACACGCACGACGGCGGCGCTCGCCGAGAGCGGGCAGTGGAAGCCTTTGTTGCGTGGCTGGTTTCGCGGGAGTGCGTTGCTGACGAAGAAGCCCTGCTCGCGAACCGGATGATGGATGTGATCGCATCCGAGCCCGATGTGTTCTTGATTGAGGATGTGGCGTCCCGTCTTGCCGTATCACCCAGAACCCTGCAAAGAATCGCTGCAAAGTACGTCGGGTTGAGCCCTTCCGCCCTCATACGGCGCCGCAGATTGCAGGATGCCGCAGAGCGTGCCCGGTCCAACCCAACAGCGGACCTTGCGGCGATCGCCGTCGAACTTGGCTACGCAGATCATGCGCACCTAACGAACGACTTCCGTAAGTACCTGGGTTTCACGCCAAGTGGTTACCGGAAGGCTGTTGGGGGACCACCGGGCTAG
- a CDS encoding A/G-specific adenine glycosylase: MTLPDSGQLAGLHQALDQWFAETARDLPWREPDCSAWGILVSEVMLQQTPVVRVLPVWLDWMERWPTPAHLADEPSGAAVRHWGRLGYPRRALRLHAAAVAIRDQHGGKVPDTFDELLDLPGVGNYTAAAVAAFAFGRRETVVDTNIRRVQARLISGSALPAPALTAAEMRLAEALMPEDQELSVRWNASVMELGAMVCTARSPKCGECPVRSSCAWLAAGEPPPSYTPKGQSWHGTDRQVRGAVMAVLREAATPVPREMFQQAPADLGFAPSGVGIPLAALHRLNSAPEQLERALEGLLLDGLAEMHDGGLRLPA, encoded by the coding sequence ATGACACTTCCCGATTCAGGCCAGCTGGCAGGCCTCCACCAAGCCCTTGATCAGTGGTTCGCTGAGACGGCCCGCGACCTCCCGTGGCGCGAGCCGGATTGCAGCGCGTGGGGCATCCTGGTTAGCGAAGTGATGCTTCAGCAAACACCCGTTGTCCGCGTGCTGCCGGTCTGGCTCGACTGGATGGAACGCTGGCCCACACCCGCCCACCTTGCCGACGAACCGTCGGGCGCAGCCGTCCGCCATTGGGGGCGGCTCGGTTATCCACGCCGGGCTCTGCGGCTGCACGCGGCCGCCGTCGCAATCCGTGATCAGCACGGCGGCAAGGTTCCTGACACTTTTGACGAGCTCCTGGACTTGCCGGGTGTAGGCAACTACACGGCGGCCGCCGTCGCGGCTTTTGCGTTCGGCCGGCGCGAAACAGTGGTGGACACCAACATCCGGCGCGTCCAGGCGCGGCTCATCTCCGGCAGCGCGCTCCCGGCGCCGGCCTTGACCGCAGCGGAGATGCGGCTGGCCGAGGCCCTCATGCCCGAGGACCAGGAGTTGTCCGTGCGCTGGAACGCTTCGGTCATGGAACTCGGCGCCATGGTGTGCACCGCCCGCAGTCCCAAATGCGGTGAATGCCCGGTCCGTTCCAGTTGCGCCTGGCTCGCCGCCGGCGAGCCGCCGCCGTCGTACACTCCAAAGGGGCAGTCCTGGCACGGCACGGACCGCCAGGTGCGCGGTGCCGTGATGGCCGTCCTCCGCGAGGCGGCCACCCCGGTGCCCCGCGAAATGTTCCAGCAAGCACCGGCGGATCTCGGGTTCGCGCCGTCCGGCGTCGGAATCCCGCTCGCCGCACTGCACCGGCTCAACTCCGCGCCCGAGCAACTCGAGCGCGCCCTTGAGGGCCTGTTATTGGACGGTCTGGCTGAAATGCACGACGGCGGTTTGCGGCTTCCGGCGTAG
- the disA gene encoding DNA integrity scanning diadenylate cyclase DisA, whose product MARSPEESLKATLARVAPGTPLRDGLERILRGRTGALIVLGYDRTIDSICSGGFDIGIDFSPTRLRELAKMDGAIICDKDASNIVRAAVQLVPDSSIETQESGTRHRTAERVAIQTGVPVISVSQSMQIIALYVNGLRHVLEGSEKVLARANQALATLERYSARLDQVTSSLSALEIEALVTVRDVAVTLQRQEMVRRISEEIAQYVLELGEDGRLLSLQVEELTVGRGPGSEVIIRDYSDPDATPEQIEEAVQALLNLGPTELIDLSRIAHIIGFAGGVEQLDAVVQPRGYRLLSGLKSVPKAVADRLVDYFGGLQNLMAATIDDLMTVDGIGDQRARTVREGLSRMAEASLLDRFL is encoded by the coding sequence ATGGCCCGGAGCCCGGAAGAGTCGCTCAAGGCGACCCTTGCCAGAGTCGCACCCGGAACTCCGCTGCGTGACGGCCTTGAACGCATTCTTCGTGGACGGACTGGTGCGTTGATCGTGCTGGGCTACGACCGCACCATCGACTCCATCTGTTCCGGCGGATTCGACATCGGCATCGATTTCTCCCCAACACGTCTGCGCGAACTGGCCAAGATGGACGGCGCCATCATCTGTGACAAGGATGCCAGCAACATTGTCCGGGCCGCCGTCCAACTGGTTCCCGATTCCAGCATCGAAACCCAGGAATCAGGCACCAGGCACCGCACCGCAGAACGTGTAGCCATCCAGACCGGCGTTCCCGTTATTTCCGTCAGCCAATCCATGCAAATCATCGCCCTCTACGTGAACGGTTTGCGCCACGTCCTGGAAGGCTCCGAAAAGGTCCTCGCCCGCGCCAACCAGGCCCTGGCAACCTTGGAGCGGTACAGCGCCAGGCTGGACCAGGTCACCAGCTCACTTTCGGCCCTGGAGATCGAAGCACTGGTCACGGTCAGGGACGTTGCAGTCACCCTGCAGCGCCAGGAAATGGTCCGCCGTATCTCCGAGGAAATCGCCCAGTACGTGCTGGAACTCGGCGAAGACGGCCGCCTGCTCTCCCTCCAGGTGGAAGAACTCACCGTAGGCCGCGGCCCGGGGAGCGAAGTCATCATCCGCGACTACTCCGATCCCGACGCCACTCCTGAGCAGATCGAGGAAGCCGTCCAGGCTCTCCTCAACCTTGGCCCCACGGAGCTTATCGACCTCAGCCGCATTGCCCACATCATTGGCTTCGCCGGCGGAGTGGAGCAGCTGGACGCCGTGGTTCAGCCGCGCGGGTACCGTCTCCTGTCCGGCCTCAAGTCCGTTCCTAAGGCAGTGGCCGACCGTTTGGTGGACTACTTCGGCGGACTTCAGAACCTCATGGCTGCCACCATTGACGACCTCATGACCGTGGACGGAATCGGCGATCAGCGAGCCCGCACAGTCCGCGAAGGCTTGAGCCGCATGGCCGAAGCGAGCCTGCTGGACCGTTTCCTTTAA
- the atzF gene encoding allophanate hydrolase — translation MISPKVTTAERVVAALEAIDAVDRPEIWIHLRGRDELLAEAARIDAAAAAGDDLPLAGLLLAVKNNVDVAGVMTTAACPGFGEVPARDAVPVARLRAAGALVLGATNLDQFATGLVGTRSPYGAVRDSRRPDRISGGSSSGSAVAVALGLVDLAIGTDTAGSGRIPAALQGIVGIKPTLGVVSTDGVVPACRSWDTATIFARDLATAELAMGIMAGEGRSWPADVKLAAPATPRVAYPAALPALPDAWALEFKAQIERLRSTGVVAEAIELDVFLEAARLLYDGGLVAERYAAVGSFVDTVQDGGVSATLDPTVAGIITAAGTVPAHKYVTDTGALERLRREAMLRLEGFDALIVPTAPFHPTLAEVAADPVGVNSRMGTYTNFCNLFDLSAVAVPAGTVTDTAETGESGSVSQFGLTVVARTFEDGVAADIARRIELTPEKPGLFAAGAASDAAPKVPWPVAAGAVVVPLVVVGAHRKGQPLAAELERRGAFWDGLVATAARYRMVALETTPPKPGVVRSEQGTGLVAERWLLSESALGSFLADLPEPMLLGSITLDDGSTAVGFACDAVAAASARDISEYGDWIKYLEESTSLPGNQGLWREAGSALLTGLGRGQR, via the coding sequence ATGATCAGCCCCAAAGTCACCACTGCGGAACGCGTTGTTGCCGCGCTTGAGGCGATTGACGCCGTCGACCGTCCTGAAATCTGGATCCACCTGCGGGGGCGGGATGAACTGCTCGCAGAGGCGGCCCGGATCGACGCCGCTGCTGCCGCCGGGGATGACCTGCCGCTTGCGGGTCTCCTGCTCGCCGTGAAGAACAACGTGGACGTTGCCGGTGTGATGACGACGGCGGCGTGCCCCGGTTTTGGCGAGGTGCCCGCCCGGGATGCGGTGCCGGTTGCGAGGCTCCGCGCTGCGGGGGCGTTGGTGCTGGGAGCTACCAACCTGGACCAGTTCGCCACGGGACTGGTGGGTACCCGCAGCCCGTATGGAGCTGTGCGCGATTCGCGGCGTCCTGACCGAATTTCCGGCGGTTCGAGTTCGGGTTCTGCCGTGGCAGTGGCCTTGGGCCTGGTGGACCTTGCCATCGGGACGGACACCGCCGGTTCGGGCCGGATTCCCGCAGCGCTGCAAGGAATTGTGGGAATCAAACCAACCCTGGGCGTGGTGTCCACCGACGGCGTAGTTCCGGCGTGCCGTTCCTGGGACACCGCCACGATTTTCGCGCGCGACCTCGCCACGGCCGAGCTCGCCATGGGCATCATGGCCGGTGAGGGCCGCAGCTGGCCCGCGGACGTCAAGCTCGCTGCGCCGGCCACACCGCGGGTGGCCTACCCCGCTGCCCTGCCTGCCCTCCCGGACGCGTGGGCGCTCGAGTTCAAGGCACAGATCGAACGGCTGCGCTCCACGGGCGTGGTGGCCGAAGCCATCGAGCTGGACGTCTTCCTTGAGGCTGCACGGCTGCTGTACGACGGCGGATTGGTGGCCGAACGCTATGCCGCCGTCGGCAGCTTTGTTGACACGGTGCAGGACGGAGGGGTTTCCGCCACGCTCGACCCCACTGTGGCCGGGATCATCACAGCCGCGGGCACGGTCCCTGCGCACAAGTACGTGACTGACACCGGGGCCCTGGAGCGGCTCCGCCGTGAGGCCATGCTGCGACTGGAGGGCTTCGATGCCCTGATCGTGCCAACCGCACCTTTCCATCCGACGCTGGCAGAGGTCGCGGCCGATCCCGTGGGGGTCAATTCCCGGATGGGTACGTATACCAATTTCTGCAACCTTTTCGACCTCAGCGCTGTGGCAGTGCCGGCCGGGACTGTCACTGACACCGCTGAAACCGGGGAGTCAGGGAGCGTCTCCCAGTTCGGTCTCACTGTGGTGGCCCGAACTTTCGAGGACGGCGTGGCCGCGGACATTGCACGGCGGATCGAGCTCACCCCGGAGAAGCCGGGACTGTTCGCTGCCGGAGCTGCCAGCGACGCCGCGCCAAAGGTTCCCTGGCCGGTTGCCGCGGGCGCCGTCGTCGTACCTCTTGTGGTGGTGGGCGCCCACCGGAAGGGCCAGCCGTTGGCAGCGGAACTTGAGCGGCGTGGAGCCTTTTGGGATGGCCTGGTAGCCACTGCGGCGAGGTACCGCATGGTGGCGCTGGAAACCACGCCCCCTAAGCCGGGCGTAGTTCGATCTGAACAGGGAACCGGGCTGGTGGCAGAACGGTGGTTGCTTTCCGAGTCCGCCCTGGGGTCTTTCCTCGCTGACTTGCCCGAACCCATGCTGCTGGGGTCCATCACCTTGGACGATGGGAGCACGGCAGTGGGATTCGCATGCGATGCCGTAGCTGCGGCCAGTGCGCGGGACATCAGCGAATACGGCGATTGGATTAAATATCTGGAAGAAAGTACCTCCTTGCCGGGCAACCAAGGACTGTGGCGGGAGGCGGGCAGCGCCTTGCTGACAGGCCTTGGCCGCGGCCAGCGCTAG
- the uca gene encoding urea carboxylase: MTRFDTLLIANRGEIACRIIESARKAGLRTVAVFSEADRGAKHVKLADEAVLLGPAPAKESYLKVEAILSAAAATGAGAIHPGYGFLSEDAAFAEAVEAAGLVFVGPTPQQLRIFGTKHTARDAAQRAGVPMIAGSGLLDDVDQAVAAAETIGYPLMLKATGGGGGIGMAVCRDEADLRSNYSRVARLASSSFGTAGVFAERYIEHARHVEVQVFGDGEGRVVSLGDRDCSLQRRHQKVLEEAPAPDLPDALREELHRSSRALCASVGYRSAGTVEFVYDPVRQEASFLEVNARLQVEHPVTEAITGVDLVEWMLNLAQQEPVLDGVPDSVPVSGHAVEARIYAEDPARNFQPSAGTVTNAQYPASDVVRIDAWVETGSEVSTSYDPLLGKVITSGTTRDAAFDALATALAETLIDGIETNLGMLRAVAGMDVVRSAGHSTGTLDTVGDPEPRITVERPGLQTSVQDWPGRTGLWQIGVPPSGPMDDLSFRLGNTALGNPEGAPGLEFTMAGPALRFTHATTVCVTGADVAVTVNGNAAGTWEPITVPENGLLDVGSADGSGLRGYILFEGGLDIPRYLGSASTFTLGQFGGHGGRVLRASDVLRTASDRLPETVPGIVPEESRPALTSDWELKVVEGPHGAPEFFQREDIEELYAAEYEVHFNSARTGVRLIGPKPRWARNDGGEAGLHPSNIHDTAYSVGALDFTGDTPILLGPDGPSLGGFVCPVTVVTGERWKLGQLRPGDKVRFAPIRSVDAPSVKELGTARQLILPGGTDFSSSAAGVLRGDGDDGVLGRVTEGEGRPAVTFRRSGDDNLLVEYGDMVLDLGLRARVHALHQELERLGVPGIVDLTPGIRSLQIKADPSLLPTSKLLGLVREVDASLPASSELVVPSRSVRLPLSWDDPATREAIERYMAGVRDDAPWCPWNIEFIRRINGLDSVNDVFDTVFNAEYLVLGLGDVYLGAPVATPLDPRHRLVTTKYNPARTWTPENAVGIGGAYMCIYGMEGPGGYQFVGRTTQVWSRYAGAAPFEPGSPWLLRFFDRISWYPVSPEELLDLRADMAAGRGRGVEIEEGTFSLAEHEEFLERNSVSIAEFRETQAAAFAVERQAWEEAGEFDRAEQAVSLAPPADDVVVPDGGTLVTSPFAASVWKVDVEPGDVVVAGQSLVSLEAMKMETVIQAPVDGVVQRVLPTAGAQVVAGEALVVLEPVDVREPALVLEGSAL; the protein is encoded by the coding sequence ATGACCCGTTTCGACACCCTCCTCATTGCCAACCGCGGCGAGATCGCCTGCCGGATCATCGAATCGGCACGCAAGGCGGGGCTGCGCACTGTCGCCGTTTTCTCCGAGGCTGACCGTGGCGCCAAGCATGTGAAGCTCGCAGATGAGGCCGTCCTGCTGGGACCAGCACCGGCCAAGGAGTCCTACCTGAAGGTTGAAGCCATCCTCAGTGCGGCGGCTGCCACCGGTGCCGGCGCCATTCACCCCGGCTACGGATTCTTGTCCGAGGACGCTGCGTTCGCGGAAGCCGTGGAGGCAGCAGGGCTCGTCTTTGTGGGGCCTACCCCCCAACAGCTCCGAATCTTCGGGACCAAGCACACCGCGCGGGATGCTGCTCAACGCGCCGGGGTTCCCATGATTGCGGGATCCGGCCTGCTTGACGACGTGGACCAAGCCGTGGCCGCGGCGGAAACCATCGGTTACCCGCTCATGCTCAAGGCAACCGGCGGTGGCGGCGGAATCGGCATGGCAGTGTGCCGCGACGAAGCCGACCTCCGCAGCAATTACTCCCGGGTGGCCCGCTTGGCCAGCTCCAGCTTCGGAACCGCCGGGGTCTTCGCTGAGAGGTACATCGAGCACGCCCGCCACGTGGAAGTCCAGGTGTTCGGCGACGGTGAGGGCCGCGTCGTAAGCCTCGGCGACCGTGACTGCTCACTGCAACGCCGGCACCAAAAAGTACTCGAAGAGGCACCCGCGCCGGATCTCCCGGACGCTTTGCGGGAGGAGCTGCACCGCAGCTCACGCGCACTCTGCGCCTCCGTGGGCTACCGCTCTGCAGGCACAGTGGAGTTCGTCTACGACCCCGTCCGCCAGGAAGCGTCCTTCCTGGAAGTCAACGCCCGGCTGCAAGTTGAGCACCCCGTCACCGAAGCCATCACCGGCGTGGACCTGGTGGAGTGGATGCTTAATCTGGCCCAGCAGGAGCCAGTGCTTGATGGCGTGCCGGACAGCGTGCCCGTCTCAGGACATGCCGTGGAAGCCCGCATCTACGCAGAAGACCCCGCCCGGAATTTCCAGCCCAGCGCCGGAACCGTCACCAACGCGCAGTACCCGGCCTCCGACGTCGTACGCATTGACGCCTGGGTGGAAACCGGCAGCGAAGTCTCCACCAGCTACGATCCCCTGCTGGGCAAGGTCATCACGTCCGGTACCACCCGCGACGCCGCCTTCGACGCCCTGGCCACTGCGCTGGCAGAGACCCTCATTGATGGCATTGAGACGAACCTGGGCATGCTGCGTGCCGTGGCCGGAATGGACGTGGTCCGCTCGGCCGGGCATTCCACCGGAACCCTGGACACCGTAGGCGATCCGGAACCGCGGATCACCGTTGAGCGGCCGGGCCTCCAGACCAGCGTGCAGGACTGGCCGGGCAGGACCGGACTGTGGCAGATCGGCGTGCCGCCCAGTGGTCCCATGGATGATTTGTCGTTCCGGCTGGGCAACACTGCCCTGGGTAACCCCGAGGGCGCGCCCGGGTTGGAGTTCACCATGGCCGGGCCGGCGCTTCGGTTCACCCACGCCACCACGGTGTGCGTCACCGGCGCTGACGTCGCCGTCACCGTCAACGGCAACGCGGCCGGCACCTGGGAGCCCATCACCGTCCCCGAAAACGGCCTCCTGGACGTCGGGTCAGCAGACGGATCCGGGCTGCGAGGTTACATTCTCTTTGAAGGCGGGCTGGATATTCCCCGATACCTCGGCAGTGCGTCCACCTTCACCTTGGGTCAGTTCGGTGGCCATGGCGGCCGTGTGCTGCGGGCCAGCGATGTGCTCCGCACGGCCAGCGACCGCCTCCCCGAAACCGTCCCCGGCATAGTTCCGGAGGAGAGCCGCCCGGCACTCACTTCCGACTGGGAGCTGAAAGTGGTGGAAGGGCCGCATGGCGCACCGGAATTCTTCCAACGCGAAGACATTGAAGAGCTCTATGCCGCCGAATACGAGGTCCACTTCAACTCCGCCCGCACCGGCGTCCGCCTGATCGGGCCCAAGCCGCGCTGGGCGCGCAATGATGGCGGCGAGGCCGGACTGCACCCCTCCAATATTCACGACACCGCCTACTCGGTAGGCGCCCTGGACTTCACCGGCGACACCCCCATCCTGCTGGGCCCGGATGGTCCCAGCCTTGGCGGTTTTGTCTGCCCCGTCACCGTGGTGACCGGCGAGCGCTGGAAGTTGGGGCAGTTGCGGCCCGGCGACAAGGTCCGTTTCGCGCCGATCCGATCGGTTGATGCACCGTCCGTCAAGGAACTCGGCACTGCACGGCAGCTGATACTCCCGGGCGGAACGGACTTCAGCAGCAGCGCAGCCGGGGTGCTGCGCGGAGACGGCGACGACGGCGTGCTGGGCCGGGTGACCGAAGGCGAGGGCCGGCCTGCGGTCACCTTCCGCCGTTCGGGTGATGACAACCTTCTGGTGGAATACGGGGATATGGTGCTGGACCTTGGCCTCCGCGCACGGGTCCACGCCCTGCACCAGGAACTCGAACGCCTTGGTGTCCCGGGCATCGTGGATCTGACCCCGGGCATCCGGTCCTTGCAGATCAAGGCCGATCCGTCCCTCCTGCCCACGTCCAAACTGCTGGGCCTTGTGCGCGAGGTGGATGCTTCACTGCCTGCTAGTTCGGAGCTGGTGGTGCCCAGCCGCAGCGTCCGGCTCCCGTTGTCTTGGGATGATCCCGCAACCCGTGAAGCCATTGAGCGGTACATGGCCGGTGTCCGCGACGACGCCCCCTGGTGCCCGTGGAACATCGAGTTCATCCGCCGTATCAATGGCTTGGACTCCGTGAACGACGTTTTTGATACCGTCTTCAACGCCGAGTACCTCGTGTTGGGACTGGGCGACGTGTACTTGGGAGCTCCGGTGGCAACGCCCTTGGATCCGCGGCATCGGTTGGTCACCACCAAGTACAACCCCGCCCGCACGTGGACACCGGAGAACGCCGTGGGCATTGGCGGTGCCTACATGTGCATTTACGGCATGGAGGGTCCCGGTGGTTACCAGTTTGTTGGGCGGACCACGCAGGTATGGTCTCGTTACGCGGGTGCCGCACCTTTTGAGCCAGGTTCCCCGTGGCTGCTCCGGTTCTTCGACCGTATTTCCTGGTACCCCGTCAGCCCTGAGGAACTGTTGGACCTCCGCGCGGACATGGCAGCTGGCAGGGGCCGGGGCGTAGAGATCGAGGAAGGCACATTTTCTCTGGCCGAGCACGAGGAATTCCTGGAACGCAACAGCGTCTCCATTGCGGAGTTCCGTGAAACACAGGCGGCCGCATTCGCCGTTGAACGTCAGGCGTGGGAGGAAGCCGGCGAGTTCGATCGCGCAGAGCAGGCTGTTTCCCTGGCCCCGCCGGCGGACGACGTGGTGGTTCCCGACGGCGGCACCTTGGTCACGTCCCCGTTCGCCGCGAGCGTGTGGAAAGTGGACGTGGAACCTGGCGACGTGGTGGTAGCCGGCCAGTCGTTGGTCTCCCTGGAGGCCATGAAGATGGAGACGGTCATCCAGGCTCCGGTGGATGGTGTGGTTCAACGAGTCCTGCCCACGGCCGGCGCGCAGGTGGTAGCAGGCGAGGCTTTGGTGGTGCTTGAGCCTGTGGATGTCCGGGAACCGGCACTTGTGCTGGAAGGAAGCGCACTATGA
- a CDS encoding urea amidolyase associated protein UAAP2 → MNAIAEISPALIEGKVVLDELVEARGPWSAVVAAGDVLTIVDLDGNQAVDCILYAAHDTGTRYSAAMTIASQGSIFLTTGSVLRSDSGQELMTVVADEVGIHDTIGGACSQESNTLRYGQHTHEQHACVENFLIEGAKWDLGKKDLVSNINWFMNVPVDPDGALGIVDGLSAPGKRVALRAEVDTLVLVSNCPQINNPCNGFNPTPVRMIVTRPEARA, encoded by the coding sequence ATGAACGCCATCGCAGAAATCAGCCCCGCGCTCATAGAGGGGAAAGTGGTACTGGACGAGCTGGTGGAAGCCCGCGGCCCATGGTCGGCCGTAGTGGCTGCCGGCGACGTGCTCACCATCGTGGACCTGGACGGTAACCAGGCCGTGGATTGCATCCTCTACGCAGCACATGACACCGGCACGCGATACTCCGCCGCCATGACAATCGCCAGCCAGGGCTCGATCTTCCTCACCACCGGCTCGGTTCTCCGTTCGGACAGCGGCCAGGAACTCATGACCGTGGTGGCCGATGAAGTGGGCATCCACGACACCATCGGGGGCGCCTGCTCGCAGGAATCCAACACCCTCCGCTACGGGCAGCACACCCATGAACAGCACGCCTGCGTGGAGAACTTCCTCATTGAAGGCGCCAAGTGGGACCTGGGCAAAAAGGACCTGGTGTCCAACATCAACTGGTTCATGAACGTGCCGGTGGACCCGGATGGCGCCCTGGGCATCGTGGACGGGTTGTCCGCACCGGGTAAGCGGGTGGCACTCCGCGCCGAGGTGGACACCCTGGTGCTGGTGTCCAACTGCCCTCAAATCAACAACCCTTGCAACGGTTTCAACCCCACGCCGGTGCGCATGATCGTCACACGTCCGGAGGCCCGCGCATGA
- a CDS encoding urea amidolyase associated protein UAAP1, whose product MIAMTQTLETRTPEGTATTAGAKLHARAQHGRTAETMIHVPPASAPARLIENLPAEAKDSLTWAETLAFGRYTHMELARGTRLRLTDLDGDACVHAVILRSGAQHERLNVADTVKVPWQAYMTTGHPLLSDAGRLMATVVADSSGNHDALTGTTNVAGNTAKYGSGSAHSPSPAGRELLTLGGMKHGVSQRQLPPSLSFFKGVTVDPDGRIQFAGSAGAGAAVELLLHMDSVLVLANTAHPLDPRPEFTGSAVDIVAWRAPQDLAALVDGTSTVDLGPEGRLALHNTELDYNARTSA is encoded by the coding sequence ATGATTGCCATGACACAGACTCTTGAAACACGGACCCCTGAAGGCACCGCCACAACAGCCGGCGCCAAGCTGCACGCACGAGCCCAGCACGGGCGTACGGCCGAAACCATGATCCACGTCCCGCCAGCTTCTGCCCCGGCCCGCCTGATCGAAAACCTCCCTGCCGAGGCGAAGGACTCCCTGACCTGGGCGGAGACCCTCGCCTTCGGCCGCTACACCCATATGGAACTGGCCCGCGGGACGCGCCTGAGGCTCACGGACCTCGACGGCGATGCTTGCGTTCACGCTGTCATCCTCCGAAGCGGTGCCCAACATGAGCGGCTCAACGTTGCGGACACGGTCAAAGTCCCCTGGCAGGCCTACATGACCACGGGCCACCCGCTTCTTTCCGACGCCGGACGGCTCATGGCAACCGTTGTGGCCGATTCCTCCGGTAATCACGATGCCCTCACCGGCACCACCAACGTGGCTGGTAACACTGCCAAGTACGGTTCCGGATCAGCCCATAGCCCGTCACCGGCAGGCCGCGAGCTCCTCACCCTCGGCGGCATGAAACACGGAGTCAGCCAAAGGCAACTACCGCCGTCGTTGTCGTTCTTCAAGGGCGTCACCGTGGACCCGGACGGCCGCATTCAGTTCGCCGGGAGCGCCGGCGCCGGAGCCGCCGTCGAGCTTCTCCTCCACATGGACTCTGTGCTGGTACTGGCCAATACCGCGCACCCCCTGGACCCGCGTCCGGAGTTCACAGGCAGCGCTGTGGACATCGTCGCGTGGCGTGCGCCGCAGGACCTCGCCGCCTTGGTGGACGGAACCTCCACTGTTGACCTTGGCCCGGAAGGGCGTCTTGCCCTCCACAACACTGAACTCGACTACAACGCAAGGACTTCCGCATGA